Genomic window (Desulforapulum autotrophicum HRM2):
ATTGCGGCAAGTCCCCCGCTGATAAGGGCCGTGCGGACAATCGTGGCACCCACGGGCATGCCGGCAAAGGTGCTGGCCGTGATGCTTGACCCAACGGCCCTTATTTCAAACCCCCAGGTGGTGTACGCCATGAACCACCAGACAAACACGGCAGACACAACAGCGATTATGAAACCAAGGTGAAACCGCGTCTTTGCCATGAGGACCGGCAGCATTGCCGTATCAACCACAGGCGCTGATTGGGGCCACCCCATGGCCATGGGGTCCTTCCAGGGGCCGAAAACAAGCCAGTTTACAAACAAAAGCACAACAAAATTGAGCAAAAGGGTGGTGACCACCTCGTCCACATTGAGCCTTGTTTTAAGAAAGGTGGGCACCAGAAGAAAAAGCCCGCCGGCAAGGGCACCGGCCGTAAAGAGCCAGGGGATCATCACAATGGCGGGAAGGGTTTCGCCCCGGGTTCCCAGAAAAACAGCCATGCATGCGCCAACGTAGAACTGGCCTTCCCCCCCGATATTCCACAGCTTTGCCCTGAAGGCCACAGCGGCTGCCAGCCCGGTAAAGATCAGTGGGGTGGCCCGGGTGAGGGTTTCACTCACGGCAAACCTGGACCCCAGGGCGCCCTTGAACATGAGCATCCAGCCTTCAACTGGGGACGCACCTCCCCAGAGGATAAGAACAGAGCAGACGGCCATGGCAAATCCCACGGCGATAAAAAGGGCTGCAATCAATCTCAAAAAAGACCTGTTTTCTCGAATTTCAAGCCGCATGATTTTTATTGCCTCCATTGGATTGGCCTTTGGGACCAAAGCTCCGCCCAGATCCCAGGTCGGTCCCCTGCCCGGACATCATCAATCCTATCCTTGCCCTGTCCAGGGTATCAACATCCTCGGCAGCGGAGAGTTGTCCATGGTACATGACCTGGATCCGGTCGGAGACCTGGAAAAGCTCATCCAGATCTTCGGAGATTATGATCACACCTGCACCCTGTTTTGCCGCCTGGATCAGCTGGGTGTGGACATGGGCCGCAGCCCCCACATCCAGTCCCCAGGTGGGCTGGTTGGCAAGAATGATTCCAGGAGCTCCGGAAAGTTCCCTTGCAAGTATTAATTTCTGCATATTGCCGCCGGACAGCTGTCTAACCGGACTGTTAATTCCAGGACATCGCACATCAAACTGCCGTACAAGCTTTTCTGCCTGCCTGGCCATGGCGTTGAACCGTAGAAACCCCTTTCTTGAAGATTCGGGATCACCATAGTTTTTGCTGGCAAGGTTCTCCATGATGGACATGTCACCGATAAGGCCGGTTCCATTTCGATCATCGGGAATCCGCCCCACCCCCCGTTCAATCATGATCCTGGGGCTTATTTTTTTTAATTCCCCTGAACCCAGAAAAATCCGGCCACGGCAAGGGGTGATAAGCCCGGATATCATATCGGCAAGCTCGGACTGGCCATTGCCTGAAACACCTGCAATACCAATGATTTCATTGGATCTGAGCCTTAGATCAAGCCTTTTTACAGCATTTTTTCCGTCCCTGGCCCCAATAAAAATATCTTTTAAGCAGAGCACCTCTCGTCCGGGCGAACGTTTTTTTCTAACAACCCTTGGAATATCAGCCCCAACCATGGCCCTTGCAAGGGCCTCCGGGTCAGTTTGTTCGGTTCGGGACTCAAAAACCACCCGGCCCTGGCGAAGGACAATACACCGATGGCTTGCGGCCATGACTTCACGCATTTTATGGGTGATAAAGACAACGCTTAACCCTTCACGGACCAACTGTTTCAAGGTCTTGAAAAGGGCATCCGACTCCGGGGGAGTCAGCACGGCGGTGGGTTCATCAAGGATCAAAATCCTGGCATCCCGGTACAAGACCTTCAGAATCTCCACCCGCTGCTGTTCTCCCACGGAAAGATCCCGGACCAGGGCATTGGGATCCACGGTAAGCCCGAACCGTGCCATAAGGGCGGTCAATTTTCCTGCCGCCCGTCCAGCCTTGTTTCCAACCCCAAAAAGGGAAGCCGTGCCCACCATGATATTCTCGAGAACAGTCATATTTCCGGCAAGGGTAAAATGCTGATGCACCATACCGACCCCGGCGTCCAGGGCTGCCCGTGGAGAGCCCTGGGCAAGTTTTTTTCCGAACACCTCAATCGAGCCCTGATCGGCAACATAATGACCAAACAGGATGGACATGAGTGTGGTTTTTCCCGCACCGTTTTCACCCAGAAGGGCGACAATTTCCCCCTGTTTAAGGGAAAAAGAGACATCCTCATTGGCGGCAACAGATCCAAAATGCTTGGTAATCCCGGACAGCTTGAGTATGGTGTCATTCATAATTACACGACAATGGGGACCTTTTTAGAATCGGTCCCCAAGGCCTAGAAGGTTGATTTGGGTTCTGTGTCATTGATTTCAACAATCAGGTCGCCTGCTTTTATCGCCTTTTCAGTTTCAGCAATCTTGGATTTGATGGGGGCCGAAATTTTTTCTTCAAATTCATAAAATCCTGAAAGAGCTGCACCACCCTTGGCCATCATGGTCCACGCCCTGTAGTCCTCTGCCTTGAACTTACCCTCTTTAACAAGGGAGATCGCCCGGTTCACAGCCGGGTCCATATGCCAGAGGGCAGAGGCCACGACCACACCTTCACCGTTTTCTTCCTTGTTCATATCATTCACATTGCCAAAGGCAAGAATGCCCTTTTCCCGGGCCGCGTCCACTACACCTGCACGCTCGGCATAGAGGATATCAACACCCGATTCAACCTGGGCATAGGCAAACTCCTTTGCCTTGGGTGGATCATACCAGGAACCGATGAATGACACCTTGAACTCAACCCCGGGGTTTACGGATTTTGCACCGGCCATGAATGCATTGAACAGCCGGTTTACCTCACCAATGGGATATCCCCCTACCATGCCGATTTTGTTGGTCTGGGTCATGGTTCCGGCAAGCATGCCCATCAGATAACAGGGCTCATGGATATAATTGTCAAAAACAGACAGGTTAGGATTTTCCGGCCCAAAGGTGTCACCCATGAGATAGGCCACCCCAGGATAGTCACGGGCCACCTTTCTTACATCACGGGATATGCCAAAGGCTTCCCCCACAACAAGGTCGACCCCCTTTTCAGCGTATTCCCGAAGCACACGGATATAATCGGTGTTGGATACCTTTTCTGAGTACACATAGTCAATTTTTCCCTGATCAGACGCCTTCTGGAGTGCCTTGTGAAGGCAGGCGTCCCATTTCTGCTGGATGGGCTGGGTGTAAATACCAGCCACTTTGATTTTTGGTGAGGCTGCAGCACTGCCGGCAAAAAGAGCCATGCAAAAGAACAGGGTACTGGCAATAACGGATAAACGCATCATAAAAAATCCTTCTCAATAAACAGGGTTAATAAAAAAGGGGGAGGGCCCTTGGTTGTCTGCTTCATCGGGATCCACAGAAGCAATAAACATACCCTTTAAAGTCACCATTTCAGAGGGGAGGGTGAAAGCTACCTTTTTTTCCATTTTTTTTAATACCCGGAGATTTCGACCCAAACCACACTGACTTTTTTGTGATTTCAGCGGGGTTAAAATTACATATTTGTACCATAGCCTGTTCTTGAAACCGCAGAAACAAGGATTCCCGACCATGCCCGGAATCAGTCAGGCAACATTGTTTTTGTTGAACAGCCCGCAGTGGGGCTTGAAAAAAAATCCTTGGGCGATTGGGGGAAAGGAAGAAGAAAAACTGCCAACCAGAAATGATATTAATCACAATGAATGATTTTGACCCTTCCCACAAGTCCGTTTTCCAGGCGGACCTTGATCCCATGGGGATGGCGAGGCGATTTAGTCAGCAAATCCCGGACAATGCCCTGGGTAAGCTTATTGGTTCTCTGGTCCTGCTTCAATACAATGGAAACGCTCTGACCGGCCTTGATATCAGCCCTTCTGGTTCCGTCACTCATTTTTAATTTTCCTCCAGTCCGGATTCCTGCAAGACCGACCAGACGACCTCACACTCCCCGGTTCCAGCAGCAACATAGGCCGTACCGTCTGTAATGGTGACGGAAAGATCCATGGTCCGTTTGGCCAGCGCAGCCAGTGCCTGCACGCTTTGCCAGTGAAATTGAAACACGGATACCCCACCAAGCCCGTTAAATTTCTCCCGTGCCTGGGACCACCATGCATCTGATTTTGAATTAAAACTGTACACCTTAACCACAGGCGACACCCGTGATGCTTTTTTTATTCTGTCGACCAGGGGCTCTCCCACATCGATCCACAATGAGATGCGATCATCCAGGGTGCGGGCCCAGATATCGGGTTCTTCCACGGCAGCAAGGCCCTTGGTAAACAAAAGCGTTTCCCGGGCATTCATACAAAAAGCCAGAACCCTTGCCATCATTCGCTCAAGGGTCTCAGAAGGGTGCCGGGCAATCGTCAAGCCAAGGCTATCATAATGATCCCGGTCAATATCAGCCAGGGTAATTCTTAATTTATAAATAGTCGGTTTTAATGCCACGGATCCCTCGATAAGAGTTAACACATCAGTTGAAATTTAAGGGGTATCCTATAGCAATCCCGTTGAAAACAAAAGGGCGTTTTTCAGGACAACAAGCTTTCTCTGACCTGAATCTGAAACAGGTGACCCCGTGTTTTTAAAAAAATCCAGGGATTAAATACGCTGATTGCGTGGGAATTTGATTAGGAAAGGATTTGGGACAAATGATTGCCAGTGACTTATGGAGAAGGCCTTTCAGTACCAAATTTCAACCTGAATGCCACCGGTTAAAACACCCTGGAAAAAAGATGGGTGCGGGAAAAAAGCCCTGAATGCCACGACCGGCATGCAGGGCCCTGTCTATTTTTACCCTTTGACGGCCACGAGGGAGACGCCAAGATCCTTTTCAACTGCCTGGATCTTTTTCAGCACCTCTGCATCCACGGGTGCAATGGTTGTGTCGTGGCATGAAAAGGCCAGAAGCGTTACGCCCAGCTCTTTTTCTATTGCCTTGATCTTGTCGAGATCGACATTTTTAACGTTGCTCAAAGAACAGATCATGGTGATTCCTCCCTAGGTTTGGGTTTTCTCCTTGAGTCGAAGGACTCCGATTCTTCTATTATAGGGAATAGATTATGATGGGACAATGGGGGAAGAATAACTGTATAATAACGGGTAAAAACAGTCAATCTGTCAGGGAGAGCAGAAATGTTCTCAGGTTGGTTTCTGTGTTTGTCAGTCCCAGTTTTTTCCTCAAATTTCGACGATGGAAATTGATGGTAAAGGCGGACAGGTTCAAAAGTCCTGCGATCTCCTTGGTGGTTTTGCCTTCCCTGATCAGGGCGGCTATCTGGAGTTCCTGGGGGGTGAGAGTCGTCCCAAGACTTGTGAGATGCTGCAAAAAAGGAGATGCGATTTCCTGGAGCCCTTTTTCAATGAGAACCAGGAGCCCGGCGGTTTCAGCTGTTTGGGAAATCGATTTCAGCCGTTGAATATTGGGCAGAACCTTCACCCTATGATTCTGGAGAACCGTCTGCTCCAACTGCTTTCGATCCTTGTCCCGCTGTCTGAGGATGGCACCCAGGGCAGCATTGGCCTCCTCCAGGCGTTTCGACTTTTGTTCAAGTTCTCTTTCCCGATGCGTGAGCTTTTCCTGGGCAAGTTTCAGGGCCGTGATATTCTCATGACTGATCACCACTTTTACGGGAACGGAATCCGCCGCTTTTGTGACCCTCATGTAAAACCACCGCTTCTCTCCGGGGGAATGACTGTTAAGATGCGAATACTCTAACGCCTACCCCCAAAATCGTTCGCAAAATACTATAACGCTATGATTAGGGCAGCCCGCCGCGAATACCCCGCCAAATAGAAAATAAATCATACCCCGCTTACCCCGCCGCTTTTACGACAAAATCAATTTTTAGGGCTATATTTTCATCCAGATTTAAATTTGGAGAAAATATAATGGCAAAAAGTTCAAGTGGAAAACGCCCCTGCTGTATTTGCCGCAAATGGTTTAAGCCGGATGTCCGCCAAAAAGGACGACAGACAACATGTGGAAGGTCTGCCTGCAAAACTGAACAGCACCGAAGAAACTGTCAAAAATGGAACAAAAAAAACGGTGAATATTTTAAAAATAACTATCTGGGTAAAAAATTAGAAAAGATTGAGGAAGAATCTTCTAAGGAATTTAAATCCAGCATACCTCCCCATGGACACCCCCCGCCCAACTGCCTGGCAAAGCCCGTATTGCCATATGAAATTTTAGAAAACGAGTATGGAACAAGAAATATGATCGTCATCCAATATGTAGCTTGGCAGATTCTGAATCAGTCATACGATTCAAAAACTGCGTTCAGATAGGGGGGGGGTGTTTATGGATAAAAACCTCGACTAATCGAATCGGAGTTTCAAGACGCATCATAGACTTAACCAACTGTAATTCATTGATATCCCAACAAAGTAATCGACTTAGGGTTTTAAGACGCATCATTAACCTAAACCTCTGTAAATAAAGGAGATACGAACAGACTAATACATAAGGGTGTTTAAGACACAACAGACAAGGATGGGGCTATTATAGTAGTTTAAAAATAGGATTTTTACACCTTGCCTTGAGCTTAAGGCAAAGTGCCTTGATAACCCCGACAAATGTGAGGACTCATGCCAAAAAAATTTTCATCCCAAGAGTTGTTTGAATTAAGAAATTTTATCCCTGTGGAGATGTTGATAAGGGAGCAACTGGAAATGCCGTCAAAAATCAGTGAAGGCTTTTTCCGTTTTCTATGCCCGATCTGTAATGAATTCCAGACAGCCATAAACCCAGCCACCAACCTGGCCCGGTGCTTTCGATGTGAAAGAAACTTCAACACCATTGATCTTGTGATGACAGTTCAAAGAATCGGTTTTAAAGAGAGCGTTCTGTTCTTAAAACGCCTGATGGGCAAAGTTCCGGATCAGAACAAAGATGCCAGACAGGGGTTGCAAAATCTTGTCGGAGGCATCGGCCAGACCATGCCGGGAGGATTAGGATAA
Coding sequences:
- a CDS encoding helix-turn-helix transcriptional regulator, whose translation is MRVTKAADSVPVKVVISHENITALKLAQEKLTHRERELEQKSKRLEEANAALGAILRQRDKDRKQLEQTVLQNHRVKVLPNIQRLKSISQTAETAGLLVLIEKGLQEIASPFLQHLTSLGTTLTPQELQIAALIREGKTTKEIAGLLNLSAFTINFHRRNLRKKLGLTNTETNLRTFLLSLTD
- a CDS encoding YaeQ family protein, with amino-acid sequence MLTLIEGSVALKPTIYKLRITLADIDRDHYDSLGLTIARHPSETLERMMARVLAFCMNARETLLFTKGLAAVEEPDIWARTLDDRISLWIDVGEPLVDRIKKASRVSPVVKVYSFNSKSDAWWSQAREKFNGLGGVSVFQFHWQSVQALAALAKRTMDLSVTITDGTAYVAAGTGECEVVWSVLQESGLEEN
- a CDS encoding CHC2 zinc finger domain-containing protein, translated to MPKKFSSQELFELRNFIPVEMLIREQLEMPSKISEGFFRFLCPICNEFQTAINPATNLARCFRCERNFNTIDLVMTVQRIGFKESVLFLKRLMGKVPDQNKDARQGLQNLVGGIGQTMPGGLG
- a CDS encoding YwbE family protein, which translates into the protein MSDGTRRADIKAGQSVSIVLKQDQRTNKLTQGIVRDLLTKSPRHPHGIKVRLENGLVGRVKIIHCD
- a CDS encoding ABC transporter permease; the protein is MEAIKIMRLEIRENRSFLRLIAALFIAVGFAMAVCSVLILWGGASPVEGWMLMFKGALGSRFAVSETLTRATPLIFTGLAAAVAFRAKLWNIGGEGQFYVGACMAVFLGTRGETLPAIVMIPWLFTAGALAGGLFLLVPTFLKTRLNVDEVVTTLLLNFVVLLFVNWLVFGPWKDPMAMGWPQSAPVVDTAMLPVLMAKTRFHLGFIIAVVSAVFVWWFMAYTTWGFEIRAVGSSITASTFAGMPVGATIVRTALISGGLAAMAGVSELCGVKGYLTTDLSPGFGYTGIVVAMLGALNPLGVIAGALFVAMIYIGADSMSRAINISNYIADVTTAVSLLSVLVALFLTTYRIRRG
- a CDS encoding ABC transporter ATP-binding protein, translated to MNDTILKLSGITKHFGSVAANEDVSFSLKQGEIVALLGENGAGKTTLMSILFGHYVADQGSIEVFGKKLAQGSPRAALDAGVGMVHQHFTLAGNMTVLENIMVGTASLFGVGNKAGRAAGKLTALMARFGLTVDPNALVRDLSVGEQQRVEILKVLYRDARILILDEPTAVLTPPESDALFKTLKQLVREGLSVVFITHKMREVMAASHRCIVLRQGRVVFESRTEQTDPEALARAMVGADIPRVVRKKRSPGREVLCLKDIFIGARDGKNAVKRLDLRLRSNEIIGIAGVSGNGQSELADMISGLITPCRGRIFLGSGELKKISPRIMIERGVGRIPDDRNGTGLIGDMSIMENLASKNYGDPESSRKGFLRFNAMARQAEKLVRQFDVRCPGINSPVRQLSGGNMQKLILARELSGAPGIILANQPTWGLDVGAAAHVHTQLIQAAKQGAGVIIISEDLDELFQVSDRIQVMYHGQLSAAEDVDTLDRARIGLMMSGQGTDLGSGRSFGPKGQSNGGNKNHAA
- a CDS encoding BMP family protein; the protein is MMRLSVIASTLFFCMALFAGSAAASPKIKVAGIYTQPIQQKWDACLHKALQKASDQGKIDYVYSEKVSNTDYIRVLREYAEKGVDLVVGEAFGISRDVRKVARDYPGVAYLMGDTFGPENPNLSVFDNYIHEPCYLMGMLAGTMTQTNKIGMVGGYPIGEVNRLFNAFMAGAKSVNPGVEFKVSFIGSWYDPPKAKEFAYAQVESGVDILYAERAGVVDAAREKGILAFGNVNDMNKEENGEGVVVASALWHMDPAVNRAISLVKEGKFKAEDYRAWTMMAKGGAALSGFYEFEEKISAPIKSKIAETEKAIKAGDLIVEINDTEPKSTF